The following are from one region of the Salicibibacter kimchii genome:
- a CDS encoding peptidoglycan-binding protein, with amino-acid sequence MLKLQATNRLKNYGLSAVAAGFVFLAGPIAADASDFGGELLTDGIENSHVEQLQDLLIEEGYMQQEDASGAYDNATTDAVTNYQKDQQLLADGLAGVQTLGALKVLEQGDENSLVTDLQETLQETGYYNGSLDGYFDDETRDSVKSFQSDADIAVDGLAGPDTFGVLYYESSEAVEEDVPEDEATEEEATEEGAAAVEEETETTESAEVAVEKETKTTESAEVAVEEETEATESAEATEETNGEASASDDGSSSDAEGETFTMEATAYTADCAGCTGETATGIDLNNNRDANVIAVDPNIIPLGSTVHVEGYGEAVAGDTGGGINGEKIDLHVPTEDEALQFGRQDVEVTVLD; translated from the coding sequence GTGCTAAAGCTGCAAGCGACAAACAGGCTAAAGAACTATGGCCTGTCTGCTGTAGCCGCAGGGTTTGTTTTTTTGGCCGGACCGATAGCCGCTGATGCTAGTGATTTCGGAGGCGAATTGCTTACCGATGGCATAGAGAATAGTCACGTCGAACAGTTACAGGACCTACTCATTGAAGAAGGATATATGCAACAAGAGGATGCCAGCGGCGCTTATGACAATGCAACAACCGATGCCGTTACGAATTATCAAAAAGACCAGCAATTACTTGCAGATGGCTTGGCGGGTGTACAAACCCTCGGAGCATTGAAAGTGCTGGAACAAGGTGACGAAAATTCACTAGTTACTGATTTGCAAGAAACATTACAAGAAACCGGTTATTATAACGGTTCTTTAGACGGATATTTTGACGACGAGACACGTGATTCCGTTAAATCGTTCCAATCCGATGCTGACATTGCAGTTGATGGATTGGCCGGTCCTGACACGTTCGGAGTTCTATACTACGAAAGCTCCGAAGCAGTAGAAGAGGACGTTCCAGAGGATGAAGCTACGGAAGAAGAAGCTACTGAAGAGGGCGCAGCGGCAGTAGAAGAAGAAACAGAGACTACTGAATCCGCAGAAGTGGCAGTAGAAAAAGAAACAAAGACTACTGAATCCGCAGAAGTGGCAGTAGAAGAAGAAACAGAAGCAACTGAATCCGCAGAAGCAACGGAAGAAACAAATGGAGAAGCTTCTGCCTCAGACGATGGATCATCATCAGATGCGGAAGGCGAAACGTTTACAATGGAAGCCACGGCATACACTGCTGACTGTGCCGGTTGCACCGGGGAAACAGCAACAGGTATTGACTTGAATAACAACCGTGACGCAAACGTTATTGCAGTCGACCCTAATATCATTCCACTTGGATCCACCGTCCATGTCGAAGGCTATGGCGAAGCTGTTGCAGGTGACACCGGCGGTGGCATCAATGGCGAAAAAATCGACCTTCATGTCCCAACTGAAGACGAAGCCTTACAGTTTGGACGCCAGGATGTTGAAGTTACCGTTCTGGACTAA
- a CDS encoding GNAT family N-acetyltransferase, with product MAYMIREMKEGDAYGIAYVHVDSWNTTYQGIVPQGYLERLQVGEQEQKWETILHEYPGKSNYGLVAVNDESEIVGFAICDQADEKEPVDGELNAIYIHENDQQHGIGRALLRHVLANFREKGWETFLTVALVDNPSFPFYEKLNPHYLRLDTWKVDGVELQEWVMTFHVTEVEALLG from the coding sequence ATGGCTTATATGATTCGCGAGATGAAAGAAGGGGATGCATACGGTATTGCGTATGTACATGTGGATAGCTGGAATACGACTTATCAAGGCATCGTTCCCCAAGGTTATTTGGAACGTTTACAAGTAGGCGAGCAAGAACAAAAATGGGAAACCATCCTTCATGAATACCCCGGAAAATCTAACTACGGACTCGTTGCTGTTAATGATGAGTCAGAGATTGTCGGTTTTGCCATCTGCGATCAGGCTGATGAAAAAGAACCGGTGGATGGGGAATTAAACGCCATTTATATTCACGAAAACGACCAACAACATGGCATCGGTCGCGCGCTCCTGCGACATGTGCTCGCGAACTTTCGCGAGAAAGGATGGGAAACATTTTTGACTGTTGCCCTCGTCGATAACCCTTCCTTTCCGTTTTATGAAAAACTGAATCCTCATTATTTGCGATTGGATACATGGAAGGTGGATGGGGTGGAGCTTCAGGAATGGGTGATGACGTTTCATGTAACCGAAGTGGAAGCGTTGCTTGGATGA
- a CDS encoding M20 family metallo-hydrolase, whose amino-acid sequence MMINSKRLMETINTSAAIGATENAGLHRLTLSNEDMEMRATFVHWLETARLQVTVDDFGNMYGRREGTNPDLSPVVIGSHLDTQPYGGKYDGIIGVLTALEVIRTLNDEGIKTERPIVIVNFTNEEGARFTPPLLGSGAVIGDYSKSSVYDTVDAEGTRFETALHESGYQGEEGHRLRDAHAFMELHIEQGPVLEQKQKSIGVVQGIQGLAWMTVHIKGEADHAGTIPMSGRKDALVAASSMVTALSKYAASVEDLVITVGTLQVAPSSPNVVPSDVTFTIDMRHPDDHMRKGVPMAIRKIISDTSKMYGVDFALETDYQAETVHFPERIQHILLEETASHGYEAEQFYSGASHDAKNMSRIAETAMIFVPSANGKSHHEEEYTSGADIEKGANVLLGATKRLANEK is encoded by the coding sequence ATGATGATTAATTCGAAACGGCTCATGGAAACGATCAATACGAGTGCGGCGATCGGTGCGACGGAAAACGCCGGATTGCATCGACTCACCCTCTCGAATGAAGACATGGAAATGCGCGCTACGTTCGTTCATTGGCTGGAGACGGCAAGGCTTCAGGTTACCGTCGATGATTTCGGAAACATGTACGGGCGGCGCGAAGGTACAAATCCTGACCTTTCACCTGTCGTGATCGGGTCGCACTTGGACACCCAACCATACGGCGGGAAATACGACGGCATCATCGGTGTGCTCACGGCATTGGAAGTGATTCGCACGCTGAATGATGAGGGCATAAAAACAGAGCGGCCAATCGTAATCGTTAATTTTACGAATGAAGAAGGGGCACGTTTCACGCCTCCTTTGCTCGGTTCCGGGGCTGTGATTGGAGATTATTCGAAATCCAGCGTCTATGACACGGTGGATGCCGAGGGAACACGCTTTGAAACAGCGCTACACGAATCCGGTTACCAAGGCGAAGAAGGCCATCGCTTAAGAGATGCACATGCATTCATGGAATTACATATTGAACAAGGGCCAGTGCTTGAACAAAAACAAAAAAGCATTGGCGTCGTCCAGGGGATTCAAGGCTTGGCCTGGATGACGGTGCATATCAAAGGAGAAGCGGATCACGCGGGAACGATCCCCATGTCCGGACGTAAAGATGCACTCGTTGCAGCCTCTTCCATGGTCACCGCTTTATCCAAGTACGCAGCGTCGGTCGAGGATTTGGTAATTACCGTTGGCACGTTGCAAGTTGCGCCGAGCTCTCCAAATGTTGTTCCAAGCGATGTTACTTTCACCATTGATATGCGCCACCCCGATGACCATATGCGAAAAGGGGTCCCGATGGCTATTCGCAAAATTATATCCGATACATCGAAAATGTATGGCGTCGATTTTGCGCTGGAAACGGATTATCAAGCGGAAACCGTTCATTTTCCCGAAAGGATCCAACACATCCTTTTAGAAGAAACGGCATCGCATGGATATGAAGCGGAACAATTTTACAGCGGTGCTTCCCATGATGCCAAAAATATGAGCCGGATTGCAGAAACGGCCATGATTTTCGTACCGAGCGCCAACGGAAAAAGCCATCACGAAGAGGAATATACGAGTGGTGCTGACATAGAAAAAGGGGCGAATGTGTTGCTTGGGGCAACAAAGCGGTTAGCGAACGAAAAATAG
- a CDS encoding Xaa-Pro dipeptidyl-peptidase has translation MKKRWVRKCTMTAFALAFASSSFFFVEASAEQETTDEGMTHLIEDGVTQPNFSYEDAIRETVYVDTDLDTNGDGTNDQIAADIIRPAESDEDLDVPVIMIASPYNESMGRGEESELKEYEDGEPVKFPLFYDNYFVPRGYAVVHVDMVGTSLSDGCPTTGGFEETESVTAVIDWLNGNEEASTGDGEKVDADWSTGDVGMYGKSYDGTLANAAAATGVEGLETIIPVTAISSWYDYYRANGALYHYNGPNGLANTVVNSEREEECQPVFDQMAADMDDDSGDFNDFWDERSYLDDVDNISASVFLVHGLNDLNVKTNHFGQWWEELEKHDVDRKIWLTQTGHTEPFDFRRDEWVDTIHRWLDHELLNIDNGIMDEPMADIETAPTEWETHDYWPDEEASTVDLRIGSDDELPGMLTDAPVQEGERQSFTNNPQSEDELAAEPFEERDDRLMFLSPELEEEVRFSGTPEVDMQATVDGKATNLTAYIVDYGKDERVDHQSGSGGMNMLEETDCWGESTDRDSACYHKHEILTHEQDYEVVSRGWMDAQNHETVWESSPLTPGESYDFRWDTMTHDYVFKPGHRIGVVIAGSDANYTVPHEEDVNIDVDLAESHIELPIVGGEQAINVGLSAAGIQEVVEQFDKEGEFASEEATRSLDVHLTSVSHYEEQEDIEKVIDHMEGFQHLLDHQLDDERISEEAYDHLLDQAEALVEKWQ, from the coding sequence ATGAAAAAACGATGGGTTAGAAAATGCACGATGACCGCGTTTGCATTGGCTTTCGCGTCGTCCTCCTTCTTTTTTGTGGAGGCTTCAGCTGAACAAGAGACAACAGATGAAGGGATGACGCACCTGATAGAAGACGGGGTTACCCAACCGAATTTTTCCTATGAAGACGCAATCAGGGAGACAGTGTACGTAGATACGGATCTAGATACGAATGGTGACGGGACCAATGACCAAATTGCCGCGGACATTATTCGTCCTGCTGAGAGCGATGAAGATCTTGACGTTCCGGTCATTATGATTGCCAGTCCTTATAATGAAAGTATGGGGCGCGGTGAAGAATCAGAGCTTAAAGAATATGAAGATGGAGAACCGGTAAAATTTCCTTTATTCTATGACAACTATTTTGTTCCGCGAGGATACGCGGTTGTCCACGTGGATATGGTAGGGACGAGCCTCTCAGACGGTTGCCCGACGACCGGCGGTTTTGAAGAAACGGAAAGTGTCACGGCCGTTATCGATTGGCTGAATGGCAATGAAGAGGCGAGCACCGGGGATGGCGAGAAAGTCGACGCTGATTGGAGTACAGGCGACGTAGGGATGTACGGAAAATCCTACGATGGGACGCTGGCCAATGCTGCGGCTGCCACAGGGGTGGAAGGATTGGAGACGATCATTCCGGTCACGGCGATTAGCAGTTGGTATGACTATTACCGTGCCAATGGAGCCCTTTATCATTACAATGGTCCGAATGGACTGGCCAATACAGTCGTCAATTCCGAACGGGAAGAGGAGTGTCAACCAGTCTTCGATCAAATGGCTGCAGACATGGATGATGACAGCGGCGATTTCAATGATTTTTGGGATGAACGCAGCTATTTGGATGATGTGGATAACATTTCAGCCAGCGTTTTCTTGGTCCATGGGCTAAATGACCTTAACGTAAAAACGAACCACTTTGGTCAATGGTGGGAAGAACTTGAGAAACATGATGTGGATCGTAAAATCTGGCTTACACAAACCGGCCACACGGAACCGTTTGATTTTCGCCGTGACGAGTGGGTCGATACCATTCATCGTTGGCTGGATCACGAACTACTCAACATTGATAACGGCATCATGGACGAACCGATGGCGGACATAGAAACAGCGCCTACGGAATGGGAGACCCATGATTATTGGCCGGACGAAGAGGCCTCTACCGTTGATCTGAGGATAGGTTCTGACGATGAGCTGCCTGGTATGTTGACAGATGCTCCCGTGCAGGAAGGTGAAAGGCAAAGTTTTACGAACAATCCCCAATCCGAAGATGAATTGGCGGCTGAGCCATTTGAGGAAAGGGACGATCGATTAATGTTTCTGTCTCCGGAGTTGGAAGAGGAAGTGCGTTTCAGTGGAACACCGGAAGTGGATATGCAAGCGACAGTGGATGGCAAAGCCACGAACTTAACGGCTTACATCGTAGACTACGGAAAAGATGAACGTGTGGATCACCAAAGTGGCTCCGGCGGCATGAACATGTTGGAAGAAACAGACTGCTGGGGTGAAAGCACTGACAGAGACAGCGCGTGTTATCACAAACATGAAATTTTAACCCACGAACAAGACTATGAAGTCGTATCTCGTGGCTGGATGGACGCCCAGAACCATGAGACGGTATGGGAGAGCTCTCCTCTTACTCCCGGGGAAAGCTACGATTTTCGTTGGGACACGATGACCCACGATTACGTTTTTAAACCCGGTCACCGCATTGGTGTTGTGATTGCCGGGAGCGACGCCAATTATACCGTTCCGCACGAGGAGGACGTGAATATTGATGTTGATCTCGCGGAGAGTCACATTGAACTACCGATTGTAGGCGGGGAACAAGCCATCAACGTTGGACTGAGCGCGGCCGGTATCCAGGAGGTCGTGGAGCAATTCGATAAAGAGGGGGAATTCGCGAGCGAGGAAGCCACACGTTCCCTGGATGTCCATTTGACGTCCGTGAGCCATTATGAAGAACAAGAAGACATCGAAAAAGTCATCGATCACATGGAAGGTTTTCAACATTTACTCGATCACCAGCTGGATGATGAACGCATATCCGAAGAAGCATATGACCATCTTCTGGATCAAGCCGAAGCTCTTGTTGAAAAGTGGCAATAG
- a CDS encoding FIMAH domain-containing protein — translation MKLGKRSLIFFISLPFITSTVFQEGSIANANESGLSEFPPPVDEESWVLPRDMTWDDYEPVPGIDWQDTDIEPDREIRGAIILVDFPDQEFILSQPEGSDPAGNPIDASEVPEEELGEWWEDFLNTPQELNNHRTVDEFWMENSYGDWGVELDAFGPYTMEHNEFQYGLNEFDQQEYMPEGYEAQDLVPDAQEAAQEDIENSGVDYDFEFIVHSGYDESSLWQEFGEMMFEGPEDVPDEFGSPYEDHPNWANTRYVDWTSWFAARSIWSHAYAGGSVQAENSGQSVFAHEFGHIEGLGDNYNNPYADPVSRSYSGPWELMSRGAFNGPGGPHTRWMIPATEGSSAPSHHMLRNKIKQDFVTEGEDYLEVDRDDLAEEGPVFEDILARAVPSGSEFEHDKLHGINVTMDEDKTPRNDLEDDWRADMQAGEDWYDNYTIEVVDQVGFDSFQPDAGVLLAKTKDEEQAPFIWAIDAHPEDIDEVDFERPDGTTQMLSKGDYQQLADALFKAGTADGVVSEYTDEDNRLHFYVLDKNEDEDGALSYRTAVRHMDEGGPYERGVDVDTSTVEHAEPGRVAEYNFSVTNSGEETDLVRLDLDMEKDWDYMLEHEVIEVEAGETVDVPVYVELPENEQLPSDLTFSATSETDEEQAVSVERGVGVSAASMEALVEQYEDEGAFENEEASHALTLHLTAVSHFEEQEEAEKVSNHMEGFKALLDHQLEEELITEEAYGTFYTYTDELIEKLD, via the coding sequence ATGAAACTGGGAAAACGATCGCTTATTTTTTTCATTTCCCTTCCATTTATCACCTCTACCGTGTTCCAAGAAGGGTCAATCGCAAATGCGAATGAGTCAGGCCTTTCAGAATTTCCGCCCCCCGTAGATGAAGAGTCGTGGGTTTTGCCCAGGGACATGACGTGGGACGATTATGAACCGGTGCCGGGGATAGATTGGCAAGACACAGACATTGAACCGGACCGGGAAATTAGAGGGGCTATCATTCTCGTTGATTTCCCGGATCAGGAATTTATTTTGTCTCAGCCGGAAGGATCCGATCCGGCCGGGAATCCGATTGATGCCAGCGAGGTTCCGGAGGAAGAACTCGGTGAATGGTGGGAAGATTTCCTTAATACACCGCAAGAACTCAATAACCATCGAACAGTTGATGAATTTTGGATGGAAAATTCTTATGGGGATTGGGGCGTAGAACTGGATGCCTTTGGGCCTTATACGATGGAACACAACGAATTCCAGTACGGGCTCAACGAGTTTGACCAGCAGGAATACATGCCTGAAGGTTATGAGGCTCAAGATCTTGTCCCTGATGCGCAAGAGGCAGCTCAAGAGGATATTGAAAATTCCGGTGTTGATTATGACTTCGAATTTATCGTCCATTCGGGGTATGATGAATCTTCGCTTTGGCAGGAATTTGGAGAAATGATGTTTGAAGGGCCTGAGGACGTTCCGGATGAATTCGGATCTCCGTATGAAGACCATCCTAACTGGGCGAACACTCGCTATGTTGATTGGACATCATGGTTTGCGGCCAGAAGTATCTGGTCTCACGCATACGCCGGGGGATCCGTTCAGGCTGAAAATAGCGGGCAATCCGTGTTCGCTCATGAATTTGGGCATATTGAAGGTCTTGGTGATAATTACAACAACCCTTATGCCGACCCTGTTTCAAGGTCCTACTCGGGTCCTTGGGAACTTATGAGCCGTGGAGCTTTCAATGGCCCCGGCGGTCCGCACACTCGGTGGATGATTCCGGCAACGGAAGGTTCGAGCGCTCCTTCCCACCACATGCTCAGGAATAAGATAAAGCAGGATTTCGTAACGGAAGGGGAAGATTACCTGGAGGTTGATCGTGACGATCTCGCAGAGGAAGGACCGGTATTCGAAGATATTTTAGCGCGGGCAGTGCCATCCGGTTCGGAATTTGAGCATGATAAGCTGCATGGCATTAATGTCACCATGGACGAAGATAAAACGCCGAGAAACGATTTGGAGGATGACTGGCGGGCAGACATGCAGGCCGGCGAGGATTGGTATGATAACTACACGATTGAGGTTGTGGATCAGGTCGGCTTTGACTCTTTCCAACCGGATGCCGGTGTACTGCTGGCGAAAACGAAGGACGAAGAGCAGGCGCCTTTCATATGGGCCATTGACGCACATCCTGAAGATATCGACGAAGTGGATTTTGAAAGACCGGACGGCACAACGCAAATGCTCTCTAAAGGGGATTACCAACAACTCGCGGATGCGCTCTTTAAAGCAGGAACCGCGGATGGTGTTGTCAGCGAGTATACCGACGAAGATAATCGTCTCCATTTTTATGTGTTGGATAAAAACGAAGATGAAGACGGAGCCCTGTCCTATCGCACAGCAGTCCGGCACATGGATGAAGGCGGGCCATATGAACGTGGCGTAGACGTTGACACTAGTACGGTTGAACATGCTGAGCCAGGGCGCGTAGCAGAGTATAATTTTAGTGTGACAAACAGCGGAGAAGAAACAGATCTCGTCCGTCTTGATCTCGACATGGAAAAAGATTGGGATTACATGCTGGAGCATGAAGTCATTGAAGTAGAGGCTGGGGAAACGGTTGATGTTCCGGTCTATGTAGAACTTCCGGAAAATGAACAACTTCCTTCTGATCTCACGTTCTCGGCTACCTCCGAGACGGATGAAGAGCAAGCAGTATCAGTCGAACGCGGAGTTGGAGTAAGTGCGGCAAGTATGGAAGCGCTTGTGGAACAATATGAAGATGAAGGAGCCTTCGAAAACGAGGAAGCTTCTCATGCTTTAACGCTCCATCTAACGGCTGTGAGCCATTTTGAAGAACAAGAAGAAGCGGAAAAAGTCAGCAACCATATGGAAGGGTTTAAAGCCTTGCTCGATCACCAGCTGGAGGAAGAGCTGATTACGGAAGAGGCGTATGGCACGTTTTATACCTATACGGATGAGTTGATCGAAAAGTTGGATTAA
- a CDS encoding TasA family protein, translating into MGIRKQLGMGVTTAVLGLTLVGGGTFAYFSDSVETNNTFAAGTLDLEAEPTEIIDVDNLQPGDAMIRDFELQNNGSLDIDTVTLETDYTVIDAEGNNTDDFGEFIEVEFLYNADNLDEVIFQTTLSELQDMEPETISEHVFYPELGDDGLPVDESHDLVVQFNFISDDEADMNQFQGDALEMEWTFTATQTEGDEQ; encoded by the coding sequence ATGGGGATCAGAAAACAGTTAGGCATGGGTGTGACGACAGCCGTTCTCGGTTTGACATTAGTCGGAGGTGGTACGTTCGCGTACTTTAGCGACAGTGTTGAAACGAACAATACGTTCGCGGCCGGAACCCTTGATTTGGAAGCGGAGCCGACGGAAATCATTGACGTGGACAACTTGCAACCCGGCGACGCGATGATTCGTGATTTTGAATTGCAAAACAATGGATCATTGGATATTGATACGGTGACGCTGGAGACCGACTACACGGTGATTGATGCAGAAGGCAATAATACAGATGATTTCGGGGAATTTATCGAAGTGGAATTTTTGTATAACGCCGACAATTTGGATGAAGTCATTTTCCAGACGACATTGAGTGAGCTCCAGGACATGGAACCGGAAACGATCAGTGAGCACGTGTTCTATCCGGAACTCGGCGATGATGGGCTGCCGGTCGATGAGTCCCACGACCTCGTCGTACAGTTTAACTTCATAAGCGACGATGAGGCGGACATGAACCAATTCCAGGGTGACGCTTTAGAGATGGAGTGGACATTTACAGCTACACAAACCGAAGGTGATGAGCAGTAA